In Thalassophryne amazonica chromosome 14, fThaAma1.1, whole genome shotgun sequence, one DNA window encodes the following:
- the LOC117524288 gene encoding uncharacterized protein LOC117524288, translating into NQKQYRIPGGQAEITATIKDYLEAGVLKPVTTKWNNPLWPVRKSDGTWRMTVDFRGLNKHTPALTSAVPDAVSIIERVQHHSGTWYAVIDLANAFFTIPIPEDRMEQFAFTWEGRQYTFTRLPQGYLHSPTICHRVVAEHLEQFQVPMRMMISHYIDDIMLQEDTEAEVVEYLPKLVTHMKSFGWEINPAKIQGPAQTVKFLPLGFWSRKLPDAGMRYTPFEKQLLACYWALIETESQTVGHEVMMRTQIPILSWVMSNPTTHRIGTAQEASVIKWKWYVSERVKPGEKGVSLLHEQVADAPEEDEEPFEVQPLEESPVKAGKRWDDLSDDEKSRAWFTDGSCQYQAGKRRWKAGAFNPQLGQSLEELGEGKSSQWAELKANRKATGRWW; encoded by the exons aatcagaaacaatatcgtattcctggaggacaagcagaaattactgcaaccataaaagactacttggaggcaggagttttgaaaccagtgacaacaaaatggaataatccattgtggccagtccgtaaatcggatggtacatggagaatgactgtagactttagaggtctaaataaacatacaccggctttgacttcagctgtacctgatgctgtgagcataattgaacgagtgcaacatcacAGCGGCacgtggtatgctgttatagacttggCTAATGCATTCTTTACtataccaatcccagaggataggatggaacagtttgcatttacgtgggaaggacggcaatatacattcacaagattgccacaaggatatttacacagtcccactatttgtcatagagtggtggcggagcatttggaacagttccaggttccaatgagaatgatgatctcacattacattgatgacattatgcttcaagaagatacagaagcagaagtagtggaatatctaccgaaattagtgactcatatgaaatcatttggctgggaaattaatccagcaaagattcagggaccagctcaaacagtgaaattctta cctttaggattctggtcgagaaaactcccggacgcaggtatgcgttatacaccttttgaaaaacagcttttagcatgctattgggcgttgattgaaactgaatcacaaacggtgggacatgaagtaatgatgaggacacagatacctattctctcatgggtgatgagtaatcccaccactcaccgaatagggacagctcaggaggctagtgtgataaaatggaaatggtatgtgtcagagcgtgtaaaaccaggtgaaaaaggggtgtcattgctgcatgaacaagtagctgatgctcctgaggaagatgaggaaccttttgaagttcaaccattggaggaatctcctgttaaagcaggaaaaaggtgggatgatttgtcagatgatgagaaaagtcgagcatggttcactgatggttcctgtcaatatcaagcaggaaaaaggcgatggaaagcaggagcttttaatccacaattaggtcagtctctggaagaattaggagaaggaaaaagcagtcagtgggcggagttgaaggcc